The following is a genomic window from Nitrospira sp..
CGATGAGATGAAGCGCAGTCTGCAAGCGGTGAAAGCCAGTCTCGGACAGCCCGGCGCTTCGCGCAGAGCCGCCCAGGTGATATTAGACGCATGTCGAGCGTAGAGCGATTCTTTCGGTTACTGCGGTATGTCCGGCCCTATCGAGGCCGGTTCGTCGCGGCCATTGTCTGCTCCGGCATGGTGGCGGCGCTGTCCGGCGTCTATGCCTGGCTGGTGAAGCCGGTGCTGGATGGGATTTTCATCGAGAAGAACGAATCGTTGCTCTGGGTCCTTCCGCTCGCGCTCTTGGCGGTGTCGATCGTCAAGGCCTTCTTCAGCTACGGGCAAACCTATCTTATGAACTATGTCGGCAACCGGGTGATTGCCGATATTCGCCAGGCGTTGTTCCTTCATCTGATGCGGCTGCCGGTCGGCTATCACGATGCCAATACGTCCGGACGGCTGGTGTCCCGTGTCGTGAACGATGTGGGATTGATGGCGAACGCCGTCTCCAATGTCCTCAAGGACATGTTTCAGCATGCCCTGACGTTTATCGTGATGCTCGGCGTCATCGTGTATCAGAACTGGCAGCTGGCGGGGCTGTCGATCATCGTCATCCCGCTTGCCGTGGTGACGATGTCCCGCATGGGTCGGCGCCTTCGCGCACTGGCCACCAGCGGGCAAGAGCGGATGGGAGACATGTCCTCGACGGTGCAGGAGACGCTGTCGGGGATTCGGATGGTCAAAGCATTCCGCCGCGAAGAGGCGGAGGCGGCCCGATTCGAGCAGAGCAACCGGGCCTTTTTGAGCACGACGCTGAAGGCCAATCAGGTGTGGTCGATCGGGTCGTCGCACATGGAAGTGATCGGGGTAGTCGGGGTCGCGGTGATTATTTGGTACGGCGGTTATCTGGTGTTGCATGGCAGCATGACGCCGGGCGCGTTCTTCTCATTTCTAACCGCGATGTTCATGGCCTACACACCCATTCGAAAGCTGGCCGGGGTGAACAATCTGATTCAGCAGGCGATGGCCGCTTCAGAGCGGGTCTTTGAAGTGCTGGATCTTGCGACAGAGCAGGCACAAGACAAGGGCACGCTGGTGTGCCAGGGAATCGCCGACCGGATCGAATTGCGCGGGGTGTCGCTCAGCTACAGCGGCCAGACGGCACCGGCTTTGGCGGGAGTCGATCTCGTCATTCGCGCCGGTGAAATGGTTGCGCTGGTCGGGAGCAGCGGCAGCGGCAAGTCCACGCTGGTGAGTCTGTTGCCGAGATTTTACCAGCCGACCGGCGGACAGATGCTGCTCGACGGCGCGCCGTTAGAATCGTATACCTTGGCGTCGCTGCGCACGCAGATCGGCATTGTGTCGCAGGAGGTGGTGTTGTTCGACGATACCGTCGCCAGTAACATCGCGTTTGGGCGACCGGGGGCGACTGCGAACGACATCGAACAGGCTGCCAAGCAGGCCTATGCGCATGATTTTATTTCCCGGTTGCCTGAAGGCTATCAGACGACGATTGGCGAACGAGGGATAAAGCTGTCGGGTGGCGAGCGCCAGCGCATTGCCATCGCTCGGGCGATTTTACGCGATCCTCCGTTGCTGATTTTGGACGAGGCGACCTCCGCGCTTGACACGGAGTCCGAACGCATCGTGCAGCTGGCGCTGGCGAATTTGATGAAGAATCGCACGACGGTGGTGATTGCTCATCGGCTCTCGACGGTGCAGAATGCCACCAGAATTGTGGTGCTGGACCGTGGCCGGGTGGCCGAGATCGGTACGCACGACGAACTCTTGAGACACAACGGCTTGTACCAGCGGTTGCATGCCATGCAATTCCAAGACGTAACGAATGTATGAACACCGTGTGACAGGTGATATGTGACAGGTGATGCGATTCAGCAAAAAGTCAGCCTGAAGAAGCGGATGGAGCGATGGATCAAGTTTTCCCTGCTGCCGCCGCTTGGAGCGCTGGTGATTCGTGGGATCAAGGGCAGTATGCGGCTGGAGCAGCGCGGCTTTGAGCCGGTGGATGCGCTGTACCGCGAGAAGCGGTCCATCATTCTGGCGTTCTGGCATGCCCAACAATTGATGATTCCGTTCGGGTATCGCGGGCCGGGATCGCATGTGCTGATCAGCCAGCATGGCGATGGCGAAATTATCGCCCGCATCATTGCCCGGTTTGGCCATGAGGCCGTTCGTGGATCGAGTACCCGTGGCGGCGCCGGGGCGCTGCGGTCGCTCATTAAGCTGGGGCGGTCGGGCAAAGATGTCGTCGTGACACCGGATGGCCCCAAAGGCCCGCGGCAAGTGGCAAAGCTGGGCGTCATTCAACTGGCGAAGGCCACGGGGTTGCCGATTGTCCCGCTCGGCTTCGCCTGCTCAAAAAAAAACTCTTCTCGAGCTGGGATCGCTTCATGGTGCCGTATCCATTTTCCCGCGGAGTCTTTCTCTGGGGCGCTCCGATCTGGGTCTCGCGCGAAGCGGATGACGCCGCGCTTGAGGCCGCCCGTGTCGAATTGGAATCGACCTTAAACCGGCTGACGGATCAAGCTGAAGCGGAGGTCGTGTCCTAGCCAACCCATGTGGCGACTGCTCTACAATACGCTGTTCATTCTGGCTACGCCGATCATCCTCTGTATTTTGCTCGCCAAGAAACGGTGCCGGAGAGGCTTGCTCGACCGGTTGGGGTTGCGTGTCAAGCCGGTTCTGGAGCCATCCGGAGCGCGCCGCCCGTTGATCTGGATTCATGCCGTGTCGCTCGGGGAAGTCGTGGCGGTCACGCCGCTGGTGAAAGCGCTGCATCGCAACCATCCCGATCACCGGTTTATTGTCTCGACGGTGACGGAAACAGGCCGCGAAGCGGTTGAACAACGACTGGCGGGAGTTGCGGAACATCGCTATGCCCCGCTCGATGTTCCCTGGGCCGTATCCCGCGCTATCGCGCAGTGGCAGCCGGTGCTCTATGCGTTTGTCGAGACCGAACTCTGGCCGAATCTCTTATGGACGCTGCGGGATCGGCGAGTGCCGGCCATCATGGTAAATGGACGGCTGTCGTCGCGGTCGTTCGCCCGGCAGCATGTCCCCGGACTCATCTCATTCTATCGATCGGTGCTGCGGTCGCTCACGCTCTGCCTGATGCAGTCGGAGCGCGATGTGCAGCGCATTGTGGCGCTCGGGGCCGACCCTGCCAGGGTCCAGCGGACCGGCAATATCAAGTTCGATCAGCCGCTGCCAGTAAAGCCGGTGGATGCGTCCTTTCGGGCCAGCTTCGGCATCGGCGAGGGCGACCAGCTTCTCTTGGCCGGAAGCACGCATGCCGGCGAAGAGGAGATGATCGTTGTGGCCTATCGAACGGTGGTGCAACAGCATCCCTCAGCCGTCCTGATGCTGGCGCCTCGGCACATCGAGCGGGTAGACGAAGTGATCGCGCTAGTCACGGCCGCCGGTTTTTCGGCGCAGCGCAAGAGCCGTCTCGATTCCGTTCGATCCGGCGCGCGTGTCATCATCCTGGATACGAGGGGAGAATTGGCGCGGGCCTATCATGAGGCGGCGGTGGCATTTGTCGGCGGCACCTTGGTCCCGGTGGGCGGACATAATTTGCTGGAGCCGGCTGTTTTAGGCAAGCCGGTGTTGTTTGGCCCCTACACAGACCATTGTGCGGAAATTGCGACGCTCCTCTTGGAATCCGGCGGCGCGGTCCGGGTGTCCGATGCGGAGGCGGTTGCGCGAATGGTGAGTGCCTGGCTGGAGGATGCGTCTTCCCGCCTTCAGGTCGGAGAGGCGGCCCGCCAAACAGTCTTGGATAACCAGGGCGCGCTGCAGCGGAGCCTGGATTCAATCGAAGCTTGTTTGCCTCACGGGCCGTCGTCTTCCTCTAGGCCTGCCGGTCAGATGCCGCAGCCGGCGATTGCGAGGTCGTGATCGTGGCGTTGTTGCGGCCTGGCGATCCGGTTCGTCCCTGGCTGAGCGGTGTGGCCGCTCTCTATGGAGTGGCGGTTCGCGTCAGCATGTGGGCCTATGACCGCGGATGGAAGCGGCCGGCGCGATTGCCTTGCCGCGTGGTGAGCGTCGGGAATCTGACCGTCGGCGGAACGGGGAAAACCCCGATGGTCATTCTGTTGACGGAGTGGTTACAGTCACAGGGGCAGCGGGTTGCGGTGCTCAGTCGTGGCTATAAGCGGACATCGACGGCGGCGCATGTGCTGGTGTCGGATGGTCAGCAGGTTTTGGCCGGTCCGGCGGAAGCCGGTGACGAACCGTATTTGATTGCGACGCGTTGCCCCACAGCGATTGTCGCGGTCGGCGCGGATCGCGCAGCGGTCGGACGCTGGGTGCTTGAGCAATGGCCGGTCGATTGGATCGTCCTCGACGATGGGTTTCAGCATCGCGCGTTGTTTCGCGATCTCGATATTGTCTTGGTCGATGCGATGGATGCGACAGGATTGGACGGCTTGTTGCCGGCCGGGCGGCTCCGTGAACCGCTGGCCGGGCTCAGGCGCGCGGCGGCGGTTGTCATCACTCGTGCCGACTCTGAGCGGGATGTGGCCGCGGTGCGAAGCCGATTGCAGGCGGTCACGACAGAAAATCCCGTCCATGCGGAAGTAGTGTTCCGATCCGATGAAGTGGTCTCGGTTACCACAGGGGATCGGCAGGCCGTGGACTGGTGTGTGGGCAAGAAAGCCTGGCTGGTCAGCGGAATCGGAAACAGCGAATCGTTCCGCCGGTTGGCGATGGACAATGGCATACAGGTCTTGGGGGAAACGGCGTTCGCCGATCATTACGCATACCGAGGTGAAGATCTCGAGCGGATACGGACGCAGGTGAGGCGGTCCAACGCGGAGATGGTATTCACCACCGAAAAGGATGCCGGGAAGCTGGCGCCATTGTTACGATCTGACGAGTCCTGGTGGGCCTTGCGGCTGCGAGCCGATGTCCGGCGCGGGCAGGATGCGCTCTATCGCCTGCTGCACGATCTCTCCAGCAAGCCTAAGCCGCAGAGAGATGTCCGTGCGTAAC
Proteins encoded in this region:
- a CDS encoding Lipid A export ATP-binding/permease protein MsbA (MaGe:77310227), with product MSSVERFFRLLRYVRPYRGRFVAAIVCSGMVAALSGVYAWLVKPVLDGIFIEKNESLLWVLPLALLAVSIVKAFFSYGQTYLMNYVGNRVIADIRQALFLHLMRLPVGYHDANTSGRLVSRVVNDVGLMANAVSNVLKDMFQHALTFIVMLGVIVYQNWQLAGLSIIVIPLAVVTMSRMGRRLRALATSGQERMGDMSSTVQETLSGIRMVKAFRREEAEAARFEQSNRAFLSTTLKANQVWSIGSSHMEVIGVVGVAVIIWYGGYLVLHGSMTPGAFFSFLTAMFMAYTPIRKLAGVNNLIQQAMAASERVFEVLDLATEQAQDKGTLVCQGIADRIELRGVSLSYSGQTAPALAGVDLVIRAGEMVALVGSSGSGKSTLVSLLPRFYQPTGGQMLLDGAPLESYTLASLRTQIGIVSQEVVLFDDTVASNIAFGRPGATANDIEQAAKQAYAHDFISRLPEGYQTTIGERGIKLSGGERQRIAIARAILRDPPLLILDEATSALDTESERIVQLALANLMKNRTTVVIAHRLSTVQNATRIVVLDRGRVAEIGTHDELLRHNGLYQRLHAMQFQDVTNV
- a CDS encoding hypothetical protein (Evidence 4 : Unknown function but conserved in other organisms; MaGe:77310228), with amino-acid sequence MTGDAIQQKVSLKKRMERWIKFSLLPPLGALVIRGIKGSMRLEQRGFEPVDALYREKRSIILAFWHAQQLMIPFGYRGPGSHVLISQHGDGEIIARIIARFGHEAVRGSSTRGGAGALRSLIKLGRSGKDVVVTPDGPKGPRQVAKLGVIQLAKATGLPIVPLGFACSKKNSSRAGIASWCRIHFPAESFSGALRSGSRAKRMTPRLRPPVSNWNRP
- a CDS encoding hypothetical protein (Evidence 4 : Unknown function but conserved in other organisms; MaGe:77310229); this translates as MVPYPFSRGVFLWGAPIWVSREADDAALEAARVELESTLNRLTDQAEAEVVS
- a CDS encoding 3-deoxy-D-manno-octulosonic-acid transferase (MaGe:77310230), which gives rise to MWRLLYNTLFILATPIILCILLAKKRCRRGLLDRLGLRVKPVLEPSGARRPLIWIHAVSLGEVVAVTPLVKALHRNHPDHRFIVSTVTETGREAVEQRLAGVAEHRYAPLDVPWAVSRAIAQWQPVLYAFVETELWPNLLWTLRDRRVPAIMVNGRLSSRSFARQHVPGLISFYRSVLRSLTLCLMQSERDVQRIVALGADPARVQRTGNIKFDQPLPVKPVDASFRASFGIGEGDQLLLAGSTHAGEEEMIVVAYRTVVQQHPSAVLMLAPRHIERVDEVIALVTAAGFSAQRKSRLDSVRSGARVIILDTRGELARAYHEAAVAFVGGTLVPVGGHNLLEPAVLGKPVLFGPYTDHCAEIATLLLESGGAVRVSDAEAVARMVSAWLEDASSRLQVGEAARQTVLDNQGALQRSLDSIEACLPHGPSSSSRPAGQMPQPAIARS
- a CDS encoding Tetraacyldisaccharide 4'-kinase (MaGe:77310231) gives rise to the protein MIVALLRPGDPVRPWLSGVAALYGVAVRVSMWAYDRGWKRPARLPCRVVSVGNLTVGGTGKTPMVILLTEWLQSQGQRVAVLSRGYKRTSTAAHVLVSDGQQVLAGPAEAGDEPYLIATRCPTAIVAVGADRAAVGRWVLEQWPVDWIVLDDGFQHRALFRDLDIVLVDAMDATGLDGLLPAGRLREPLAGLRRAAAVVITRADSERDVAAVRSRLQAVTTENPVHAEVVFRSDEVVSVTTGDRQAVDWCVGKKAWLVSGIGNSESFRRLAMDNGIQVLGETAFADHYAYRGEDLERIRTQVRRSNAEMVFTTEKDAGKLAPLLRSDESWWALRLRADVRRGQDALYRLLHDLSSKPKPQRDVRA